The Podarcis muralis chromosome 10, rPodMur119.hap1.1, whole genome shotgun sequence genome includes a region encoding these proteins:
- the ZCRB1 gene encoding zinc finger CCHC-type and RNA-binding motif-containing protein 1 isoform X2, giving the protein MKDKDTRKSKGVAFILFLDKESAQNCSRTLNNKQLFGRVIKASIAIDNGRAAEFIRRRNYYDKSKCYECGETGHLSYACPKNMLGEREPPKKKEKKKRKKAIEEEEEEEEEIEGEPESEEEGEDPALDSLSQAIAFQQAKIEEEQQKLVQAEEEASTSDSRRPRIKKSAYFSDEEELSD; this is encoded by the exons ATGAAAGACAAAGACACACGAAAGAGCAAAggagttgcttttattttgttcttggATAAAGAATCAGCACAGAACTGTTCTCGGACGCTTAACAATAAACAA CTGTTTGGAAGAGTAATAAAAGCAAGTATTGCTATTGACAATGGAAGAGCTGCAGAATTCATCCGCAGGCGAAACTACTATGACAAATCAAAGTGCTATGAATGTGGA GAAACGGGGCATTTAAGCTATGCATGTCCTAAGAACATGCTAGGGGAGCGTGAgccaccaaagaagaaagaaaagaagaaaagaaagaaagcaattgaagaagaagaagaggaagaagaagaaat TGAGGGAGAACcagaaagtgaagaggagggagaagaccCTGCCCTTGATAGCCTCAGTCAAGCTATAGCTTTCCAG CAAGCCAAAATTGAGGAAGAGCAGCAAAAATTGGTGCAGGCAGAAGAAGAGGCCTCAACCTCTGATTCAAGACGACCGCGGATCAAAAAAAGTGC
- the ZCRB1 gene encoding zinc finger CCHC-type and RNA-binding motif-containing protein 1 isoform X1 yields MSGGLAPSKSTVYVSNLPFSLTNSDLYRIFSKYGKVVKVTIMKDKDTRKSKGVAFILFLDKESAQNCSRTLNNKQLFGRVIKASIAIDNGRAAEFIRRRNYYDKSKCYECGETGHLSYACPKNMLGEREPPKKKEKKKRKKAIEEEEEEEEEIEGEPESEEEGEDPALDSLSQAIAFQQAKIEEEQQKLVQAEEEASTSDSRRPRIKKSAYFSDEEELSD; encoded by the exons ATGAGTGGAGGGCTAGCACCAAGCAAAAGCACAGTTTACGTGTCCAACTTGCCCTTCTCTTTGACAAACAGTGACTTATACAGA ATTTTTTCCAAATATGGCAAAGTGGTTAA AGTGACAATTATGAAAGACAAAGACACACGAAAGAGCAAAggagttgcttttattttgttcttggATAAAGAATCAGCACAGAACTGTTCTCGGACGCTTAACAATAAACAA CTGTTTGGAAGAGTAATAAAAGCAAGTATTGCTATTGACAATGGAAGAGCTGCAGAATTCATCCGCAGGCGAAACTACTATGACAAATCAAAGTGCTATGAATGTGGA GAAACGGGGCATTTAAGCTATGCATGTCCTAAGAACATGCTAGGGGAGCGTGAgccaccaaagaagaaagaaaagaagaaaagaaagaaagcaattgaagaagaagaagaggaagaagaagaaat TGAGGGAGAACcagaaagtgaagaggagggagaagaccCTGCCCTTGATAGCCTCAGTCAAGCTATAGCTTTCCAG CAAGCCAAAATTGAGGAAGAGCAGCAAAAATTGGTGCAGGCAGAAGAAGAGGCCTCAACCTCTGATTCAAGACGACCGCGGATCAAAAAAAGTGC